The nucleotide sequence TGGTGAGGGTTGGCTCTGCAGATGGGGGGGCTTTGGCGAGGGTTGGCTCTGCGGATTGGGTGCTTTGACGAGGATTGGCTCTGCGGATCAGAGGGCTTTGATGAGGATTGACTGCGGATCGGGGGGGCTTTGGCGAGGGTTGGCTCTGCAGATCGGGTGATTTGACGAGGGTTGGCTCTGCAGATCGGAGGGCTTTGACGAGGGTTGGCTCTGCAGATCGGAGGGCTTTGACGAGGGTTGGCTCTGCAGATAGGTGGGCTTTGGCGAGGGTTGGCTCTGTGGATCGGGTAATTTGACGAGGGTTGGCTCTGCGGATCGGGGGGCTTTGGCGAGGGTTGGCTCTGCGGATCAGGGGGCTTTGACAAGGGTTGGCTCTGCAGATTGGGGGCTTTGGCGAGGGTTGGCTCTGCAGTTCGGGGGCTTTGGCGAGTGTTGGCTCTGCGGCCTGCATTGGCGAGTGATGCGGTGCTGAATTAAACTAAATTGAAGATGGCCGACTCCAGGTTCGATGTTTGATATTCAATGTGATACTCTTTCGCTTTTtcccatttgtgca is from Hypanus sabinus isolate sHypSab1 chromosome 5, sHypSab1.hap1, whole genome shotgun sequence and encodes:
- the LOC132394769 gene encoding uncharacterized protein LOC132394769 encodes the protein MQAAEPTLAKAPELQSQPSPKPPICRANPCQSPLIRRANPRQSPPIRRANPRQITRSTEPTLAKAHLSAEPTLVKALRSAEPTLVKALRSAEPTLVKSPDLQSQPSPKPPRSAVNPHQSPLIRRANPRQSTQSAEPTLAKAPPSAEPTLTKAPWSAEPTLVKAPQSAEPTHVKAPRSTEPTLIKAPQTAEPTLAKAPNLQSQPSSKHPDLQSQPSSKPPDLYLSPQSNCSKPAKRRNN